A region from the Candidatus Electrothrix scaldis genome encodes:
- a CDS encoding histidinol-phosphatase, which yields MSDLPALDITGDHHVHTRYCNHAVGEMEEYVLAAIAKGLRSLTFLEHLECGLSYSPCIWLTPELFQRYFAEGEQLREKYADQISIRLGAEVGYNPRAIDKLLAMLDAFPFAHRGLSCHFFFDGKEHLNMLSRRTDHIKKIAEYGTEPILDTYFKNLIQGCQDIPCDKLCHLDAALRHNTPALTAYHYELIDELFAVMLQNNIALEVNTSGYELRPHPYPVIALIQRAQHMGIPLIIGSDAHRPEQVGRFFERVTEELGQGSPC from the coding sequence ATGTCCGATTTACCAGCTCTTGATATAACCGGAGACCATCACGTCCATACCCGCTACTGCAACCACGCTGTCGGAGAGATGGAAGAATACGTTCTTGCTGCCATTGCCAAGGGCTTACGCAGCCTCACCTTTTTGGAGCATCTGGAATGCGGGCTCAGCTACAGCCCCTGTATCTGGCTGACACCGGAACTGTTCCAGCGCTATTTTGCAGAAGGTGAACAACTCCGGGAAAAATATGCTGACCAGATCTCAATCCGATTGGGGGCAGAAGTTGGGTATAATCCTAGAGCGATTGACAAGCTCCTCGCCATGCTTGATGCCTTTCCTTTTGCCCATCGCGGACTGTCATGTCATTTCTTTTTTGATGGTAAGGAACACCTGAACATGCTGAGTCGTCGCACGGACCATATTAAAAAAATCGCAGAATATGGCACCGAACCTATCCTTGATACCTATTTTAAAAATCTCATTCAAGGCTGCCAGGATATCCCCTGCGATAAACTCTGCCACCTTGATGCGGCTCTACGGCATAATACCCCAGCCCTGACAGCATATCATTATGAACTCATAGACGAACTTTTTGCCGTCATGTTGCAAAACAATATAGCCTTGGAGGTAAACACCTCAGGCTATGAACTCCGTCCTCATCCTTATCCGGTCATTGCCTTGATACAACGCGCGCAACACATGGGCATTCCCTTGATTATCGGGTCTGATGCCCATCGACCCGAGCAGGTGGGACGTTTTTTTGAGCGGGTTACGGAGGAATTGGGGCAAGGTTCCCCCTGCTGA
- the ilvY gene encoding HTH-type transcriptional activator IlvY produces the protein MNIELLKIFRHLATSLHFARTSRACHISPSALTRAVQRLEAELGEQLFLRDNRSVTLTQAGEYFREYAEDVLQRREELQLQLASSSELKGSVSLYCSVTAAYSVLPDIFQRFRKAYPQVHLKLQTGDAAAALLRLQNRETDIAIAALPEHLPERIDFFALAETPLVFIAPTEYQDTVHYLQGQELRIDWRRTPFIMPETGLSRRGVDQWFARKKITPEIYAEVAGNEAIIAMVSLGCGIGVVPLLVLEKSPIRKQIKILECAPELTPFSIAVCTMQKKVRSPQVQAFWKIAISTKKESSDNIPCLKKQGIQ, from the coding sequence ATGAACATAGAACTCCTGAAAATCTTCCGCCATCTTGCCACAAGTCTGCATTTTGCTCGTACCAGTCGGGCCTGCCATATCTCTCCCTCTGCTCTGACCAGAGCTGTGCAACGCCTGGAAGCTGAATTGGGCGAACAGCTTTTTCTCCGCGATAACCGCTCTGTTACCCTGACTCAGGCGGGAGAATATTTTCGGGAATATGCCGAGGATGTGCTTCAGCGACGAGAAGAGCTTCAATTGCAACTGGCCAGTAGCAGCGAGCTCAAGGGTTCAGTGTCCCTATACTGCTCTGTCACGGCTGCATACTCTGTCCTTCCAGACATCTTCCAACGTTTTCGTAAGGCCTACCCACAGGTTCATCTGAAACTACAGACCGGTGATGCAGCGGCGGCTCTGCTCCGGCTTCAGAACAGAGAAACCGATATCGCCATTGCAGCTCTTCCAGAGCATCTTCCCGAGCGAATAGATTTTTTTGCGCTTGCAGAAACACCACTCGTCTTTATCGCTCCAACAGAGTACCAAGATACAGTTCATTACCTACAAGGGCAAGAACTGAGGATTGATTGGCGACGCACACCTTTTATTATGCCGGAGACAGGTCTGAGCAGACGGGGGGTTGACCAATGGTTTGCCCGGAAAAAAATCACACCTGAAATCTATGCTGAAGTTGCTGGCAATGAAGCAATCATTGCTATGGTGAGTCTGGGATGCGGGATTGGGGTGGTTCCCTTACTTGTGCTGGAAAAGAGTCCTATACGTAAGCAAATAAAAATTCTGGAATGTGCTCCTGAGTTAACGCCCTTTTCTATTGCGGTATGCACCATGCAGAAAAAAGTTCGCTCGCCCCAGGTGCAGGCATTTTGGAAGATTGCAATTTCAACAAAAAAGGAGTCATCCGACAATATCCCCTGCTTAAAAAAGCAGGGGATACAATAA
- a CDS encoding CZB domain-containing protein, which yields MDVTNLQVGMIAHLQWKSKLADFFYGVEELTLSDVPDHTSCDFGKLFYSTVLDEFSDFEEINLLERLHKEVHDDIKTLIQMPEAERRGPAGKQALEEFKKKSDSLVEIMEHLEVQARNRAQH from the coding sequence ATGGATGTTACAAACTTACAGGTTGGTATGATAGCGCATTTGCAGTGGAAATCAAAATTGGCTGATTTCTTTTATGGAGTTGAAGAATTAACTCTTTCTGATGTGCCGGATCATACCAGTTGCGATTTTGGTAAGTTATTCTATAGTACGGTCTTGGATGAATTTAGTGACTTTGAAGAAATAAATTTATTGGAAAGACTGCATAAAGAAGTTCACGACGATATTAAAACCCTCATCCAAATGCCTGAAGCAGAACGTAGGGGGCCAGCGGGCAAACAGGCCTTAGAGGAATTTAAAAAGAAGAGTGACAGCCTCGTAGAGATTATGGAGCATCTTGAGGTGCAGGCGAGAAATCGCGCTCAACACTAG
- a CDS encoding YkgJ family cysteine cluster protein, with protein sequence MTDTKGPDMEKDFTQGTDKNPSHIMPEKLTLDSPLQFECHPGVSCFTACCHNIQIVLTPYDILILRKRLNMAAHDFIVQYTEPAYLDKTDMPGVRIKLTEEKQACPFVTPEGCTVYEDRPSACRYYPVGMADFHEGGKEEESNQEEKFFFLVKEPHCKGFEEPKKWTIGEWRADQGVDLRDEMNKEWLRLVMRRKSFGHQANLSEAAQRMFFMASTDLDHFRRFILESSFLDTYEVDDETLEKLKTDDVALMLFSFQYLANTLFGAEGMNIKKEKIAQKVDEIKQRQDNSLREVEEEYLKLKAERQRLKEEEEARKKS encoded by the coding sequence ATGACTGACACAAAAGGCCCTGATATGGAAAAGGATTTTACACAAGGAACCGATAAAAATCCATCTCATATCATGCCTGAAAAACTAACCCTGGACTCCCCTTTACAGTTTGAGTGTCATCCAGGGGTCAGCTGTTTTACAGCCTGCTGCCATAATATACAAATTGTGCTTACGCCCTATGATATTCTGATTTTGCGGAAACGACTTAACATGGCGGCGCACGATTTCATAGTTCAGTATACAGAACCTGCCTATCTGGACAAGACCGACATGCCCGGTGTTCGGATAAAATTGACAGAGGAGAAGCAAGCCTGTCCCTTTGTTACACCGGAAGGGTGTACCGTATATGAAGACCGCCCCTCAGCCTGTCGCTACTACCCAGTAGGTATGGCTGATTTTCATGAAGGCGGTAAGGAGGAGGAAAGTAATCAGGAAGAAAAGTTCTTCTTTCTGGTTAAGGAACCGCACTGCAAGGGTTTTGAAGAACCGAAAAAGTGGACTATCGGTGAATGGCGGGCAGATCAGGGTGTTGATCTGCGCGACGAGATGAACAAGGAGTGGTTGCGTCTGGTTATGCGCCGGAAATCCTTTGGTCATCAGGCCAATCTTTCCGAGGCTGCCCAGCGGATGTTCTTCATGGCTTCCACTGATCTGGACCATTTCCGGCGTTTTATCCTGGAAAGTTCTTTCCTGGATACCTATGAAGTTGATGACGAGACCCTGGAAAAATTGAAAACAGATGATGTTGCCTTGATGCTCTTTTCTTTCCAGTACCTTGCCAACACCCTGTTTGGTGCAGAGGGGATGAATATCAAGAAGGAGAAAATTGCGCAAAAGGTTGATGAGATCAAGCAGCGTCAGGATAATTCGCTCCGTGAAGTGGAAGAAGAATACCTGAAGCTTAAGGCTGAGCGTCAACGGCTTAAGGAGGAAGAGGAAGCCCGCAAGAAGAGCTGA